A window of Paenibacillus phoenicis genomic DNA:
TGTATCGTCCGGGCCTGGAGATGGCCGGGTATTTTGAATACCATCCGCCGGAGCGCGTTCAGATTCTGGGGAAAACGGAGCTGGCCTTCTTCGAGATGCTTCCAGAGAAGGAACGGAAAGATCGGATGGAACGGCTATGCAGCAGCGAGGAGACGCCCTGCATCATCGTCACCCGCTCTTGGAAGGTTCCAGAGGAACTGATTGAGATCAGTTCAGAGAAGCAGATTCCGGTCCTTCGCAGCAGTATGGCGACGACGATCCTGTCGAGCCGGATCACCAGTTTCCTAGAACGGAAGCTGGCACCAACCGCAACGATTCACGGGGTCCTTGTTGACGTCTATGGCGTTGGGATGCTGATTACCGGCAGCAGCGGGATCGGGAAGAGTGAAACGGCACTTGAGCTGGTTAAGCGCGGTCACCGCCTGATTGCGGACGATGCCGTAGAAATCCGACAAACGTCGGATAACCAATTACACGGTACGGCACCTGAACTCATTCGCCACCTGCTGGAAATCCGCGGTGTGGGGATCATTAACGTCATGACGTTGTTTGGTGCCGGGGCCATCCGCAACAACAAGCGAATTTCGTTGGTCGTGAGACTGGAAGCCTGGCAACAAGAGAAGCAGTATGACCGATTAGGTCTGGATGAAGAGACAACGCGGATTATCGATACTGATGTGCCGCTGGTGACGATCCCGGTACGTCCTGGACGGAACTTGGCCGTGATTATCGAGGTAGCCGCGATGAACTTCCGTTTAAAGCGAATGGGGTATAACGCCGCGCTGCAGTTTACGACAAAACTGACCGAAACGATTTCGGAAGATATCGACGATTTGGAGTAGGAGCGTGAACGATGGGCACTTTGTTATTAGACCCGATCGCTTTTTCCATCGGGGGCTTGAAAGTACACTGGTATGGCCTAATTTTGGGCTGTGCTGCATTGGTCGGCCTTCTGTTTGCCGTATGGGAAGGGAAGCGGTTTCGCATCCCTCAGGAATTTTTTATGGACTTGCTGTTATTGGGGGTGCCGTCGGCGATTGTCGCCGCGCGGATTTATTACGTCGCGTTTATGTGGGACGATTACAAAGATAACTTCTGGGACGTATTTAAAATCTGGAACGGCGGTATCGCCATTTACGGGGCGCTGATCGGCGCGATCATCTGCGCGGTGATCTTTGTTCGGCGCCGCGGTTATAACTTCTGGCGTATCGCTGATATCTGCGCGCCTTCACTGATTGTGGGACAGATGATTGGACGCTGGGGGAACTTCGTTAACCAGGAAGCCTACGGCGGACCAACAACGGAAAGCTTCCTTCGCGACAACCTGCATTTGCCTTCGTTTATCGTTAATCAAATGAACGTGCAGGGGACATTCCATCACCCGACGTTTTTGTATGAATCGTTGTGGAACTTGGTGGGCTTGATCTTGCTGATGATTTTGCGCAGACAGAAATTTTTGCGCGCGGGGGAATTGTTCGCCTCGTATTTCATCTGGTATTCGGTCGGACGGTTCTTCATTGAAGCGTTGCGGACGGACAGCTTGGCGTTCCAGGGAGCTTCCTGGCTGGCGTCGTTCGTAAACGGATTATGGACGCCAATGACCTGGCTCGGCTTCAAACAGGGATATTTGGCGCCGTCTTACGGCAACGTCCGCATTTCCCAGCTGCTTGCCTTGGGCATTGTGATTGCGGCGATCATCTTCATTATCGTACGTCGCAGTACCGTTCGTGACCTGCCGTATTATAGTGACCCTATTACGTCTACGAAAGTCGCCGCAGCAGATGCTTTGCCGGTAACGGCCGGAGCGGCTGAATCCGAGAAGGCGGAGTTGTCTAATACGGAGGAATCGCCCTTGGAGGAGTTGGCGGAAGCGCCGGAAGACAAGAAGGAGTAACAGCCACATGATAAACACCGTGTTATTTGATCTCGATGGAACGATCATCGATACCAATGAACTGATCATTACGACCTTTCTGCATGTCATCGAAAAGCATGGCTTCAAACCGCGCACGCGGGAAGAAATCATCCCGCACATGGGATTGACGTTGGAGCGCCAGTTGCAAGTGTTCTCGGGCCGTGAGGATGTGGTGGATCTGGTGGCAGATTACCGAAAATATAATCGGGAACGCCATGATGAACTGGTCCGTGAATTTCCGCAGGTGAAAGAAGTGATCTCCGATTTGCACGAACGGGGGATCACAATGGGGATTGTCACGACGAAGATTAAGGAGACCACGATGCTCGCCTTAAACATGTTCGGGTTGAAGCCGTATATGAAATCGATCGTTACGGTGGAGGACGTGAGGCATCCCAAGCCGCATCCAGAGCCGATTCTGACGGCGTTGCAAGAGCTGGGCGCTGACCCGGCGCACACGCTGATGGTGGGCGATAGTGCAGCCGATCTGCAATGCGCGAAGGCGGCGGGTGTGCAGGCGGCCGGTGTAGCCTGGTCGTTAAAAGGCGAGGCGGTGCTGCGTCAGTATAATCCGGATTACATCCTCCAAGAGATGAAAGATCTCTATGGGATCCTAGGCTTGGAGCCGGTGAGATCGTGAGACGAGTTAAGCGTTATCCGGTTGAAGGACCCAACGCACTCTGGCAGTTGTACCGGACGGTAAGCCCGTGGAAGGGCGTCCGGAACTTTATTTTTATCCAAATCGCCCGGTATTGCCCGATATTATCGCTGAAGAATGCCATCTACCGTCGGGTTCTCGGCATGAAGGTAGGCGAGCATACCGCGTTTGGGTTGATGGTGATGGTGGATGTGTTTTTCCCGGAGCTGATTACGGTTGGACGCAATTCGGTGATCGGGTACAACACGACGATTCTCGCCCATGAGTATTTGATCAAGGAATACCGCTTGGGTGAGGTGCGGATCGGCGATGAGGTGATGATCGGTGCGAACAGCACGATCCTCCCGGGCGTGACCATCGGAGACGGGGCGGTCGTCGCCGCCGGATCGGTGGTACATAAGGACGTGGCTCCGGGCGCGTTTGTCGGCGGCAACCCGCTGCGGGTGCTGGAGCGGAAGAATCCCTAGTTGATGCAGGCATGCCTCATGTCATCAGGAGCCCGATGTGGCCCAACCCACATCTGCTGATGCGCTAACGCTGATCAGGAGCGCTATTGTGACGATTTTGGTGCGATGAAACTTCTAACGACGCTGAGCAGCGCTATTTCGAAGAAAACACTTGATTTCGGCAGCAGAATGGAACAATAAGCATGGTGGTCAGCGTTAGAATCGTAAAACGTTGATTTTGGCTGATATAAGCTTTGTGGTAAGCGTTAGATGCTAAGCTGCCGTTCCTCTGTCTGGGGCAATCGAAGTCCGAAGGCATGAGGTGCGGCGACGATGTCGCGGAGTAAATCTGAAAGTCTACGCGGCAGCTACGGACACCAGCGTAAAAAAGCGGTCCTGAGCCCGGCAATTTGCCGGATGGGACCGCTTTTGTGTGTTACTTTAGAGGGATTTTGAATTCTTGGGGTTTGTAGGAGCTGTCGAAGTCTTCCATTATGGTAATGTGCAAGGGCTGGACATAATCGCGTTTCTCTATTTTGAAGCGAATCGTTTCGTTGTCCCCATCCAGTGAATACATGGGAGAGTGCTCATCTTGAAGGATACGATAAACGGATTTGGCTTGATTGTCGTTGAAGTACTCGTCCACGGTATAAGGCTTACTTAAATGATTATCCGGAGTTGGGTTCATATGGAGAACCAATTCGATGACATTTTCGTGTTCAAGTACCTCCACTTGTTTGACGGACGGATCAGGAATGAAAAGCTGCTCCTTATCTGCATCTACCCACAGGCTAAAGGATCTCTGTTTCAAAGGATAGACGCCAAAATTATCAATTTCGAGTGTCATTTCTTTCCAATCCTTGTCATAGATACTCTCAAATTCAAGTCCGGTAAGAAACGCATCGGTAGATCCCTTCTGATAATCATAGATCAGGCTTCGTAGCGGGGCATACCGTCGGAATTCTGCTTCGCCTTCTCCACCTAAATATAGTTTGGCTTTAACAGGTTGGGACATCCATTGATTCACGCTCTTCTGAGGCTTGAACAGG
This region includes:
- the hprK gene encoding HPr(Ser) kinase/phosphatase yields the protein MAKKVKVSELVNQFGLEVVSGEQGLKRAITVDDLYRPGLEMAGYFEYHPPERVQILGKTELAFFEMLPEKERKDRMERLCSSEETPCIIVTRSWKVPEELIEISSEKQIPVLRSSMATTILSSRITSFLERKLAPTATIHGVLVDVYGVGMLITGSSGIGKSETALELVKRGHRLIADDAVEIRQTSDNQLHGTAPELIRHLLEIRGVGIINVMTLFGAGAIRNNKRISLVVRLEAWQQEKQYDRLGLDEETTRIIDTDVPLVTIPVRPGRNLAVIIEVAAMNFRLKRMGYNAALQFTTKLTETISEDIDDLE
- the ppaX gene encoding pyrophosphatase PpaX, producing MINTVLFDLDGTIIDTNELIITTFLHVIEKHGFKPRTREEIIPHMGLTLERQLQVFSGREDVVDLVADYRKYNRERHDELVREFPQVKEVISDLHERGITMGIVTTKIKETTMLALNMFGLKPYMKSIVTVEDVRHPKPHPEPILTALQELGADPAHTLMVGDSAADLQCAKAAGVQAAGVAWSLKGEAVLRQYNPDYILQEMKDLYGILGLEPVRS
- the lgt gene encoding prolipoprotein diacylglyceryl transferase; amino-acid sequence: MGTLLLDPIAFSIGGLKVHWYGLILGCAALVGLLFAVWEGKRFRIPQEFFMDLLLLGVPSAIVAARIYYVAFMWDDYKDNFWDVFKIWNGGIAIYGALIGAIICAVIFVRRRGYNFWRIADICAPSLIVGQMIGRWGNFVNQEAYGGPTTESFLRDNLHLPSFIVNQMNVQGTFHHPTFLYESLWNLVGLILLMILRRQKFLRAGELFASYFIWYSVGRFFIEALRTDSLAFQGASWLASFVNGLWTPMTWLGFKQGYLAPSYGNVRISQLLALGIVIAAIIFIIVRRSTVRDLPYYSDPITSTKVAAADALPVTAGAAESEKAELSNTEESPLEELAEAPEDKKE
- a CDS encoding acyltransferase yields the protein MRRVKRYPVEGPNALWQLYRTVSPWKGVRNFIFIQIARYCPILSLKNAIYRRVLGMKVGEHTAFGLMVMVDVFFPELITVGRNSVIGYNTTILAHEYLIKEYRLGEVRIGDEVMIGANSTILPGVTIGDGAVVAAGSVVHKDVAPGAFVGGNPLRVLERKNP